One genomic window of Saccopteryx bilineata isolate mSacBil1 chromosome 4, mSacBil1_pri_phased_curated, whole genome shotgun sequence includes the following:
- the SAXO5 gene encoding stabilizer of axonemal microtubules 5 produces MAEDTLLPHPSARLDSLKSSHFALGPDLRLHVRATHSTTHGDFPAYQDVRRTPPCPPPPQRTFFQLDARWASDELVSEAQRAFTLSPAPSREQEPAQARTLALPVSHQYLHADARERALLSTTHADLGWPELPARDSDRSRGAPLHFHRDSVRLGDRAKLRILPTTHQAFFPPHDECPQPHVPCGHFGGPKPLKWDHRRWDNGTSYQRQFQALMGPPALMCKKDTSSVALGDFKIVNGPMCSEQKQAYRPQDLPPDRYDKAQASASIHYVNIGPGDSLFCDRTSNAEHFYAREPEPFVLHHDQTPESHILKGNWCPGPGSLTTSINFFYGQPPPVTNPPSRHVPHEKLQSHMTLGESKLLGQFFQTSINTTYYHPGTQLRQKALNLHLQHSNLPEGTGELDFLTTNQKMLKPHRTAPASMTEEMLQRCKYSHMEPPLHTQRFFSTQYNDEFAFKYQGPAVLKLGKFQESHVPLGYPHQWGCGGVKVDPQAPTYPCPSQQ; encoded by the exons ATGGCCGAGGACACCCTGCTGCCACACCCGTCGGCCCGGCTAGACTCCCTCAAGTCCTCGCACTTCGCTCTGGGGCCAGACCTGCGGCTGCACGTGCGCGCCACACACTCCACGACGCACGGGGACTTCCCCGCATACCAAGACGTCCGCCGCACGCCGCCGTGTCCGCCGCCGCCCCAAAGGACCTTCTTCCAGCTGGACGCGCGCTGGGCCAGCGACGAGCTCGTGTCAGAGGCTCAGCGCGCGTTTACGCTGTCGCCTGCGCCGTCGAGGGAGCAAGAGCCCGCGCAGGCGCGCACATTGGCCCTGCCGGTCAGCCACCAGTACCTGCACGCGGACGCGCGCGAACGCGCCCTCCTCTCCACCACGCACGCCGACCTGGGTTGGCCAGAGTTACCCGCGCGCGACAGCGATCGGAGCCGCGGCGCGCCCCTCCACTTCCACCGCGACTCGGTGCGGCTGGGCGACCGAGCTAAGCTGCGCATTTTGCCTACCACTCACCAGGCATTCTTCCCGCCCCACGACGAGTGTCCGCAGCCCCATGTACCCTGCGGCCACTTCG GGGGTCCCAAACCCCTCAAGTGGGACCACAGGAGATGGGATAATGGGACCTCCTACCAGAGACAATTCCAGGCCCTAATGGGCCCCCCTGCCTTGATGTGTAAGAAG GACACCTCCAGTGTGGCACTGGGAGACTTCAAGATTGTCAATGGACCCATGTGTTCAGAGCAGAAACAAGCCTACAGACCCCAAGATCTGCCCCCAGACAG GTATGACAAGGCCCAGGCCTCAGCCTCCATCCACTATGTGAATATTGGTCCTGGGGACAGCCTCTTCTGTGACAGGACCTCCAACGCTGAGCACTTCTATGCCCGGGAACCAG AGCCTTTTGTTCTTCACCATGACCAGACCCCGGAGTCACACATCCTGAAAGGAAACTGGTGCCCTGGCCCAGGCAGCCTCACTACCTCCATAAACTTCTTCTATGGCCAG CCGCCACCAGTAACCAACCCACCCAGCCGCCACGTGCCTCATGAGAAATTGCAGAGTCACATGACCTTAGGGGAGTCGAAGCTGCTGGGACAGTTCTTCCAGACCTCCATAAACACGACGTATTACCACCCTGGTACACAACTGCGGCAGAAAGCACTCAACCTCCACTTGCAGCATAGCAACCTGCCAGAGGGCACCGGTG AACTAGATTTTTTAACCACGAATCAGAAGATGCTGAAACCACACAGAACAGCTCCAGCCTCCATGACTGAGGAGATGCTACAACGG TGCAAATATAGCCACATGGAGCCCCCGCTGCATACTCAGCGCTTCTTCTCAACCCAATACAATGATGAGTTTGCCTTCAAGTACCAGGGCCCAGCAGTGCTGAAATTGGGCAAATTCCAGGAGAGCCATGTGCCACTGGGCTACCCTCACCAGTGGGGCTGTGGGGGTGTGAAAGTAGACCCTCAGGCCCCTACCTACCCATGCCCTAGTCAGCAATAA
- the ZNF358 gene encoding zinc finger protein 358 yields MERGAEPWSWALETSSARSHDFHPDPALEASSTSTPGMRRSVLVRNPGHKGPAPTCEELDSDSEGMDPNSEKLNAISKVPEPDLEDLNTVSEDVDPSCEELEPISHDLDPNEEVPSSILGIRTMNPQDLDPMSSSFDLDPDVIGPVPLVLDPNSDTFSPSDAPDLDPLSSSLTATPEGLATSPQMLPAPASPPRPFSCPDCGRAFRRSSGLSQHRRTHSGEKPYRCSDCGKSFSHGATLAQHRGIHTGARPYQCAACGKAFGWRSTLLKHRSSHSGEKPHHCPVCGKAFGHGSLLAQHLRTHGGPRPHKCPVCAKGFGQGSALLKHLRTHTGERPYPCPQCGKAFGQSSALLQHQRTHTAERPYRCPHCGKAFGQSSNLQHHLRIHTGERPYACPHCSKAFGQSSALLQHLHVHSGERPYRCQLCGKAFGQASSLTKHKRVHEGAAAAAAAAAATAAAAGLGLSPASVLRPGQVSLLAPDAVSVLGSGLGPDPASVLGSLPNLSPKPGPSPGSGSTPTPDPVKSSDPKPGHNANPESVASPDHRSDHSSDPDPVPSLNPNLEPLSDPSSPTHDSSTLPTCESPEWVQKHGALLGSDG; encoded by the exons atggagagaggggcagagccatGGAGTTGGGCACTAGAGACCTCTAGTGCCAGATCCCATGACTTCCATCCAG ATCCTGCCCTAGAAGCATCTAGCACTTCCACACCTGGGATGCGGCGCTCAGTCCTCGTCAGGAACCCAGGCCACAAAGGCCCAGCACCCACTTGTGAAGAGCTTGACTCAGATTCAGAAGGCATGGACCCCAATTCTGAAAAGCTGAATGCAATTTCTAAAGTCCCAGAGCCTGACCTGGAAGACCTCAATACTGTCTCTGAAGATGTGGATCCCAGCTGTGAAGAACTGGAGCCTATCTCCCATGATCTGGACCCCAATGAGGAAGTCCCAAGCTCCATCTTGGGGATCCGTACCATGAATCCCCAAGATCTAGACCCCATGTCTTCGAGTTTTGATCTTGATCCAGACGTCATTGGCCCTGTTCCCCTGGTTCTTGACCCTAACAGCGACACATTCAGCCCCTCGGATGCCCCAGACCTGGACCCCCTCTCATCTAGCCTCACTGCCACCCCggaaggcctggccaccagcccaCAGATGCTCCCTGCACCTGCCAGCCCACCTCGGCCTTTCTCCTGCCCGGATTGTGGGCGAGCCTTTCGCCGCAGTTCAGGGCTGAGCCAGCACCGCCGCACCCACAGTGGTGAGAAGCCCTACCGCTGCTCGGACTGTGGCAAGTCCTTCAGCCATGGCGCCACGCTGGCCCAGCACCGTGGCATTCACACAGGTGCACGGCCCTACCAATGTGCGGCGTGTGGCAAGGCCTTCGGCTGGCGCTCCACACTGCTAAAGCACCGCAGTAGCCACAGCGGTGAGAAGCCCCACCATTGCCCTGTGTGTGGCAAGGCCTTCGGGCATGGCTCACTGCTGGCTCAGCACCTGCGCACACATGGTGGCCCAAGGCCGCACAAGTGCCCAGTGTGTGCCAAGGGCTTTGGGCAGGGCTCAGCACTGCTGAAGCACCTACGCACACACACGGGTGAGAGGCCCTACCCATGTCCGCAGTGCGGCAAGGCCTTTGGGCAGAGCTCGGCACTGCTGCAGCACCAGCGCACTCACACAGCTGAGCGCCCCTACCGCTGTCCCCACTGCGGCAAAGCCTTTGGCCAGAGCTCCAACTTGCAGCATCACCTGCGCATCCATACTGGCGAGCGGCCCTATGCCTGTCCCCACTGCTCCAAGGCCTTCGGGCAGAGCTCGGCGCTGCTGCAGCACCTGCACGTGCATTCCGGAGAGCGCCCCTACCGCTGCCAGCTCTGTGGCAAGGCCTTCGGCCAAGCCTCCAGCCTCACCAAGCACAAGCGGGTACATGAGGgtgcagcagctgctgctgcagctgcagcAGCTACAGCCGCTGCTGCTGGCCTGGGCCTTAGCCCTGCTTCAGTGCTACGGCCTGGGCAGGTTTCCCTCCTAGCTCCTGATGCTGTCTCTGTGCTTGGCTCTGGCCTGGGCCCTGACCCTGCCTCTGTACTGGGCTCCCTTCCCAATCTCAGTCCCAAACCTGGCCCTAGCCCTGGCTCTGGATCTACCCCCACCCCTGATCCTGTCAAGTCTTCTGACCCTAAACCTGGTCACAATGCCAATCCTGAGTCTGTGGCCAGTCCTGACCACAGATCTGATCATAGCTCAGACCCAGATCCTGTACCCAGCCTCAACCCCAACCTTGAGCCCCTCTCTGACCCCAGCTCCCCCACCCATGACAGTTCAACCCTCCCCACCTGTGAAAGCCCCGAATGGGTGCAGAAACACGGGGCATTGCTGGGGTCCGATGGCTGA
- the MCOLN1 gene encoding mucolipin-1 isoform X1 has translation MAAPVGRCGSEAEHLLTASLGYGTQTGTPLAPSTPLEEEDLRRRLKYFFMSPCDKFRAKGRKPFKLMLQVVKILVVTVQLILFGLSNQLAVTFREENTIAFRHLFLLGYSDGADDTFAAYTRKQLYQAIFYAVDQYLMLPDVSLGHYAYVQGGGGPWANGSALALCQRYYHRGHVDPANDTFDIDPMVVTDCIRVDPPEKPLVPPLLDGSASYKNLTLKFHKLINVTIHFQLKTINLQSLINNEIPDCYTFSVLITFDNKAYSGRIPISLETQAHIQECKHPSVFGHGDNSFRLLFDVVVILTCSLSFLLCARSLLRGFLLQNEFVEFMWQQRGHAISLWERLEFVNGWYILLVTSDVLTISGTIMKIGIEAKNLASYDVCSILLGTSTLLVWVGVIRYLTFFHKYNILIATLRVALPSVMRFCCCVAVIYLGYCFCGWIVLGPYHVKFRSLSMVSECLFSLINGDDMFVTFAAMQAQQGRSSLVWLFSQLYLYSFISLFIYMVLSLFIALITGAYDTIKHPDGAGTEKSELQAYIAQCQDSPTSGKFRRGSGSACSICCCNRDTSEERSLLVN, from the exons ATGGCAGCGCCCGTGGGCCGGTGTGGCTCAG AGGCTGAGCACCTCCTAACTGCCAGCCTCGGCTATGGAACCCAGACGGGGACTCCACTGGCCCCTTCAACCCCTCTGGAAGAGGAAGATCTCCGCCGCCGTCTCAAGTACTTCTTCATGAGTCCCTGTGACAAGTTTCGGGCCAAGGGCCGCAAGCCCTTTAAGCTGATGCTGCAAGTGGTTAAGATCTTGGTGGTTACTGTGCAG CTCATCCTGTTCGGGCTCAGCAACCAGTTGGCAGTGACGTTCCGAGAGGAGAACACTATTGCCTTTCGCCACCTCTTCCTTCTGGGCTATTCTGATGGGGCAGATGACACTTTTGCAGCCTATACACGCAAGCAGCTCTACCAGGCTATCTTCTACGCTGTGGACCAG TACCTGATGCTCCCTGATGTGTCGCTGGGCCACTATGCATATGTGCAAGGTGGGGGCGGCCCCTGGGCCAATGGCTCAGCCCTGGCCCTTTGCCAGCGGTACTACCACCGCGGCCATGTGGACCCAGCCAATGACACCTTTGACATCGATCCAATGGTTGTCACTG ATTGCATCCGAGTGGACCCCCCCGAGAAACCCCTTGTGCCCCCCCTCTTGGATGGCAGCGCCAGTTACAAGAACCTCACGCTCAAATTCCACAA GCTGATCAACGTCACCATCCACTTCCAGCTGAAGACCATCAACCTTCAAAGCCTGATCAATAATGAGATCCCAGACTGCTACACCTTCAGCGTCCTG ATCACGTTTGACAACAAGGCATACAGCGGGCGTATCCCCATCAGTCTGGAGACTCAGGCCCATATCCAGGAGTGTAAGCACCCCAGTGTCTTCGGACATG GAGACAACAGCTTCCGGCTCCTGTTTGATGTGGTAGTGATCCTCAcctgctccctctccttcctgctgTGTGCCCGCTCCCTACTCCGTGGCTTCCTGCTGCAGAAT GAGTTTGTGGAGTTCATGTGGCAGCAACGGGGACATGCCATCAGCCTGTGGGAGCGGCTGGAATTTGTCAATGGCTGGTATATCCTGCTGGTCACCAGCGATGTGCTTACCATCTCAGGCACCATCATGAAGATTGGCATCGAAGCCAAG AACTTGGCCAGCTACGATGTCTGCAGCATCCTCCTGGGCACCTCAACGTTGCTTGTCTGGGTTGGTGTCATCCGCTACCTGACCTTCTTCCATAAATACAAT ATCCTCATTGCCACACTCCGAGTGGCCCTGCCAAGTGTCATGCGCTTCTGCTGCTGTGTGGCTGTCATCTACCTGGGCTATTGCTTCTGTGGCTGGATTGTGTTGGGGCCCTACCATGTAAAG TTCCGCTCGCTGTCCATGGTGTCGGAGTGCCTGTTCTCACTTATCAATGGGGATGACATGTTCGTGACGTTCGCGGCAATGCAGGCGCAGCAGGGCCGCAGCAGCCTCGTCTGGCTCTTCTCCCAGCTCTACCTCTACTCCTTCATCAGCCTCTTCATCTACATGGTGCTGAGCCTCTTCATTGCGCTCATCACTGGGGCCTATGACACCATCAAG CACCCAGACGGTGCAGGCACGGAGAAGAGCGAGCTCCAGGCCTACATCGCGCAGTGCCAGGACAGCCCCACCTCTGGCAAGTTCCGCCGTGGGAGCGGCTCGGCTTGCAGCATCTGCTGTTGCAACAG GGACACCTCGGAGGAGCGTTCGTTGCTAGTGAACTGA
- the MCOLN1 gene encoding mucolipin-1 isoform X2, with the protein MAAPVGRCGSEAEHLLTASLGYGTQTGTPLAPSTPLEEEDLRRRLKYFFMSPCDKFRAKGRKPFKLMLQVVKILVVTVQLILFGLSNQLAVTFREENTIAFRHLFLLGYSDGADDTFAAYTRKQLYQAIFYAVDQYLMLPDVSLGHYAYVQGGGGPWANGSALALCQRYYHRGHVDPANDTFDIDPMVVTDCIRVDPPEKPLVPPLLDGSASYKNLTLKFHKLINVTIHFQLKTINLQSLINNEIPDCYTFSVLITFDNKAYSGRIPISLETQAHIQECKHPSVFGHGDNSFRLLFDVVVILTCSLSFLLCARSLLRGFLLQNEFVEFMWQQRGHAISLWERLEFVNGWYILLVTSDVLTISGTIMKIGIEAKNLASYDVCSILLGTSTLLVWVGVIRYLTFFHKYNILIATLRVALPSVMRFCCCVAVIYLGYCFCGWIVLGPYHVKFRSLSMVSECLFSLINGDDMFVTFAAMQAQQGRSSLVWLFSQLYLYSFISLFIYMVLSLFIALITGAYDTIKATRIKGEEGIRAECEGGK; encoded by the exons ATGGCAGCGCCCGTGGGCCGGTGTGGCTCAG AGGCTGAGCACCTCCTAACTGCCAGCCTCGGCTATGGAACCCAGACGGGGACTCCACTGGCCCCTTCAACCCCTCTGGAAGAGGAAGATCTCCGCCGCCGTCTCAAGTACTTCTTCATGAGTCCCTGTGACAAGTTTCGGGCCAAGGGCCGCAAGCCCTTTAAGCTGATGCTGCAAGTGGTTAAGATCTTGGTGGTTACTGTGCAG CTCATCCTGTTCGGGCTCAGCAACCAGTTGGCAGTGACGTTCCGAGAGGAGAACACTATTGCCTTTCGCCACCTCTTCCTTCTGGGCTATTCTGATGGGGCAGATGACACTTTTGCAGCCTATACACGCAAGCAGCTCTACCAGGCTATCTTCTACGCTGTGGACCAG TACCTGATGCTCCCTGATGTGTCGCTGGGCCACTATGCATATGTGCAAGGTGGGGGCGGCCCCTGGGCCAATGGCTCAGCCCTGGCCCTTTGCCAGCGGTACTACCACCGCGGCCATGTGGACCCAGCCAATGACACCTTTGACATCGATCCAATGGTTGTCACTG ATTGCATCCGAGTGGACCCCCCCGAGAAACCCCTTGTGCCCCCCCTCTTGGATGGCAGCGCCAGTTACAAGAACCTCACGCTCAAATTCCACAA GCTGATCAACGTCACCATCCACTTCCAGCTGAAGACCATCAACCTTCAAAGCCTGATCAATAATGAGATCCCAGACTGCTACACCTTCAGCGTCCTG ATCACGTTTGACAACAAGGCATACAGCGGGCGTATCCCCATCAGTCTGGAGACTCAGGCCCATATCCAGGAGTGTAAGCACCCCAGTGTCTTCGGACATG GAGACAACAGCTTCCGGCTCCTGTTTGATGTGGTAGTGATCCTCAcctgctccctctccttcctgctgTGTGCCCGCTCCCTACTCCGTGGCTTCCTGCTGCAGAAT GAGTTTGTGGAGTTCATGTGGCAGCAACGGGGACATGCCATCAGCCTGTGGGAGCGGCTGGAATTTGTCAATGGCTGGTATATCCTGCTGGTCACCAGCGATGTGCTTACCATCTCAGGCACCATCATGAAGATTGGCATCGAAGCCAAG AACTTGGCCAGCTACGATGTCTGCAGCATCCTCCTGGGCACCTCAACGTTGCTTGTCTGGGTTGGTGTCATCCGCTACCTGACCTTCTTCCATAAATACAAT ATCCTCATTGCCACACTCCGAGTGGCCCTGCCAAGTGTCATGCGCTTCTGCTGCTGTGTGGCTGTCATCTACCTGGGCTATTGCTTCTGTGGCTGGATTGTGTTGGGGCCCTACCATGTAAAG TTCCGCTCGCTGTCCATGGTGTCGGAGTGCCTGTTCTCACTTATCAATGGGGATGACATGTTCGTGACGTTCGCGGCAATGCAGGCGCAGCAGGGCCGCAGCAGCCTCGTCTGGCTCTTCTCCCAGCTCTACCTCTACTCCTTCATCAGCCTCTTCATCTACATGGTGCTGAGCCTCTTCATTGCGCTCATCACTGGGGCCTATGACACCATCAAG GCTACCAGGATTAAAGGAGAGGAAGGGATCAGAGCAGAATGTGAAGGTGGTAAGTAG